The genomic segment CGCGCAGGGCGCGGACCCGGCGGACCCGGTGGTACCGGTCACCCTCCAGGTCCGCGACGGTCAACCCGAGTCGCCGGTACGCCCGCAGCAGCTCGTCGATCCCGTCGGCGACCGTCCACCGGGGCTGGAAGTCGGGCACCTCGGCGCGGATCCGCGAGCAGTCCACCCGGTAGTCGCGGGTGTCGGTGGTGGCGCCGCCGGCGATCGTCACGGTCGAGCCGGGCACCCGTTCGGCGACCAGTTCGGCGAGGTCCCGGATCCGGTGGTTCTCCCCGTCCACGCCGACGTTGTACGCGCGGGCGTGCACGACCGCCCGGGGGGCGCGCAGCAGGGCGAGGAAGGCCGCGGCGATGTCCTCGACGTGCACCAGCGGGCGCCAGGCCGCGCCGTCGGAGAGCAACCGCACCTGCCCGGTCAGCAGCGCGTGCGCCGTGAGGTCGTTCACCACCAGGTCGGCGCGGAGCCGCGGCGAGAAGCCGTACGCGGTGGCGTTGCGGAGCAGGACCGGGCAGAACCGTTCGTCGGCGAGGGCGAGCAGGCCGCGTTCGGCGGTCAGCTTCGACTCACCGTACGCGGTGACCGGCGCGAAGTCGGCGGTCTCGGTCAGCCCGCCGGTGCCGGGCGCGGCGGCTGCCGGCGCACCGGCGGCGCCGTAGAGGCTGCACGAGGAGGAGAAGAGGAACCGGTCCACGCCGGCCCGGCGGGCGGCCCGGGCCAGCCGCCGGGTGGCCCGGTGGTTGATCTCGTGGGTCAGCTCCGGGTCGAGGTCGCCGACCGGGTCGTTGCTCAGCGCCGCGAGGTGGCAGACCGCGTCGAAGCCGGCCAGGTGTTCGGGCAGCACGTCGCGCAGGTCGAGCCGCAGCGTCGGCACCTCGCGCGGCGCCGGTCCGAGCAGGCAGTCCGCGTACAGGCCGGTGTCGAGGCCGGTGACGTGGTGTCCGGCGGCCCGCAGCAGTGGGGTGAGGACGCTGCCGAGGTAGCCGAGGTGGCCCGTCACCAGCACGCGCATCAGGAGGCTCCCGGGGTTGGT from the Solwaraspora sp. WMMD1047 genome contains:
- a CDS encoding NAD(P)-dependent oxidoreductase, translating into MRVLVTGHLGYLGSVLTPLLRAAGHHVTGLDTGLYADCLLGPAPREVPTLRLDLRDVLPEHLAGFDAVCHLAALSNDPVGDLDPELTHEINHRATRRLARAARRAGVDRFLFSSSCSLYGAAGAPAAAAPGTGGLTETADFAPVTAYGESKLTAERGLLALADERFCPVLLRNATAYGFSPRLRADLVVNDLTAHALLTGQVRLLSDGAAWRPLVHVEDIAAAFLALLRAPRAVVHARAYNVGVDGENHRIRDLAELVAERVPGSTVTIAGGATTDTRDYRVDCSRIRAEVPDFQPRWTVADGIDELLRAYRRLGLTVADLEGDRYHRVRRVRALRAAGRLDADLRWTEQLAVRLPDRTEQLAVR